A region from the Serinibacter arcticus genome encodes:
- the rsmA gene encoding 16S rRNA (adenine(1518)-N(6)/adenine(1519)-N(6))-dimethyltransferase RsmA has translation MTDAPAPDPDPALAVDLLTTADVRELLGLTGVRPTKALGQNFVTDPGTVRRIVRVAGVRAGEVVVEVGPGLGSLTLGLLDAGAAVVAVEIDPLLAERLPATVARQAPRCADRLTVVLSDALEITELPSIDGVVPTRLVANLPYNVAVPVLLTMLERFPDVAEVLVMVQAEVADRIAAPPGSKTYGIPSVKAAWYSEATRAGSVGRNVFWPTPNVDSALVRLVRRDPPAGEATREATFAVVDAAFAQRRKTLRAALAGWAGSPVRAEAILRAAGVDPTLRGERLTVTQFAAIAAAEPGVAR, from the coding sequence GTGACCGATGCCCCCGCGCCCGACCCCGATCCCGCCCTCGCCGTCGACCTGCTGACCACGGCGGACGTGCGCGAGCTGCTCGGACTGACCGGGGTGCGCCCCACCAAGGCCCTCGGGCAGAACTTCGTCACGGACCCCGGCACCGTGCGCCGGATCGTCCGCGTCGCGGGCGTCCGGGCGGGCGAGGTCGTGGTGGAGGTCGGTCCCGGGCTCGGCTCGCTCACGCTCGGGCTGCTCGACGCCGGGGCGGCCGTCGTGGCCGTCGAGATCGATCCGCTGCTCGCGGAGCGGCTGCCGGCCACGGTGGCGCGGCAGGCGCCGCGCTGCGCCGACCGGCTGACGGTCGTCCTGTCCGACGCCCTCGAGATCACCGAGCTGCCGAGCATCGACGGCGTGGTGCCCACGCGGCTGGTGGCGAACCTGCCGTACAACGTCGCCGTCCCCGTGCTGCTGACGATGCTCGAGCGCTTCCCCGACGTGGCCGAGGTGCTCGTCATGGTCCAGGCCGAGGTCGCCGACCGCATCGCCGCGCCGCCCGGCTCCAAGACCTACGGAATCCCGTCGGTGAAGGCCGCCTGGTACTCCGAGGCGACCCGCGCCGGCTCCGTCGGTCGCAACGTCTTCTGGCCGACGCCGAACGTCGACTCCGCGCTCGTCCGGCTCGTTCGGCGCGACCCGCCCGCGGGGGAGGCCACGCGCGAGGCGACCTTCGCCGTCGTCGACGCGGCCTTCGCCCAGCGACGCAAGACGCTGCGCGCCGCGCTCGCCGGCTGGGCGGGATCGCCGGTTCGGGCCGAGGCGATCCTGCGCGCGGCCGGGGTGGACCCGACGCTGCGCGGCGAGCGGCTGACCGTGACGCAGTTCGCCGCGATCGCCGCCGCGGAGCCCGGCGTCGCCCGCTGA
- a CDS encoding helix-turn-helix domain-containing protein, which produces MTDPRIDEIGPRLRAARTDAGLTLEALAERAGISPSTLSRLESGKRQANLELLLPLARELRLGLDELVPPAVPDPRVRRKAHTRDGVTMVPLAPEGSPVQTVRITFEPGPPPPSLRTHDGYEWLYVISGRLRLQLAEHDLVLGPGEAAEFDTRTPHALSCHGETPCELVAIFNAAGERIHTRAAPRSRLPRSATTDEGDGPQED; this is translated from the coding sequence GTGACCGACCCCCGCATCGACGAGATCGGCCCGCGCCTGCGGGCTGCCCGCACGGACGCCGGCCTCACGCTCGAGGCGCTGGCCGAGCGCGCCGGTATCTCTCCCAGCACGCTCTCCCGGCTCGAGAGCGGCAAGCGGCAGGCCAACCTCGAGCTGCTGCTGCCACTCGCGCGCGAGCTGCGGCTCGGGCTCGACGAGCTCGTCCCGCCGGCGGTGCCGGATCCACGCGTGCGCCGCAAGGCCCACACGCGCGACGGCGTCACGATGGTGCCGCTCGCCCCGGAGGGCTCCCCGGTCCAGACCGTGAGGATCACGTTCGAGCCGGGCCCGCCGCCACCGAGCCTGCGGACCCACGACGGCTACGAGTGGCTGTACGTGATCAGCGGCCGGCTCCGCCTGCAGCTCGCCGAGCACGACCTGGTGCTCGGTCCGGGCGAGGCCGCCGAGTTCGACACCCGCACCCCGCACGCCCTCAGCTGCCACGGCGAGACCCCGTGCGAGCTCGTCGCGATCTTCAACGCCGCGGGCGAGCGGATCCACACCCGGGCAGCACCACGGTCGCGGCTGCCGCGGTCCGCGACCACGGACGAGGGTGACGGCCCGCAGGAGGACTGA